Genomic window (Rhododendron vialii isolate Sample 1 chromosome 4a, ASM3025357v1):
TAACATGTCATTGCTTGGATAGTTTGATTCAGACATATAGAGTCCGTGGTCACACAAGGCTCAAAAAACATGGTTTATCTTCTAAGATATCGATTAGGATTCACCGTATTGAAATGAACAGATAGGAAAATTGGAGGGAGACAAAGAAAGGGCAAGTGTTGCCACTACTTACCAGACAGGACAAAGGCTGCGTGTTGCAGCTCCACCTCGAAGTAGGAATGCAACTCAAATAATGGCACCATGAACAGTGATCATTTGCATCAACCCCGCGGAAAAGCATAACCAGGCCGACTGTAAACCTGAAATTTGCATGACTCTGATAATTAGGCATATGTCACAATTTAAAGGAGAGAGACCGTCTTAGACATTTAGTTATGCTTGATTTGCCGGACAACTAATGAGGCCATGTTAGGGATTACATATCTTGGATCATATAATCCCAGCGGAATGGTTGTCCAATTGATATGTTATTTCTACGCTAATTATTCCATTCCTGCAATGTGTTCCACAGCGTTCCTTGACTTGGTAGGATAAATATGGGCATGTGTCCAACAGGTGTTGAGAACTGTCTGATGAGTTTTGGGTCGTGTCAACAACACCACGATACACGCCACCTTCTTAGAAAAACGTGCTTCTAAGTGTCCTATTGTACCATTAAAAACAAGACGGATTCAGCAATAGCCTTTCCATGTGCTTCTCACTGTTATCATCTTTACTTAACCATTAACTTAATGCCCATTagccaaccaaaaaaaacttgattgctcATTAGTGTCGAAAAGAATTTCAAGACAAAAATTGGACGGGTTAGAGAGATTTCAACAGAGCCATGTCTCACAAACTACTGGACACACATGATGGATATGATTCATACGAACAATCAAACAAGATACAGGAATCACTGAGTGACGCAACTGACTGTTAAGCCCAGTACTTATCGACAGTAGACAGTCGTACACAATAAGTTCAGCTATTGTACAGGATTCAagtaaaacaaaacaagatgACGGGCACAAACAGGTTTCCAGGCTTACCCAACAATCAGAAGGATCAGAGAAACAACCCACAATATGCACTGATACACCTTGAATTTAGGTGTACTTGTTGAAGCAGAGGGAGATCCACGAGGAGCATATCTTTGGCTAACCCATCCAAACTGGGGACGAATCAAAAACACAAACCCAAGGAGAACTCCAGAAAGAAATCCTCCAATATGAGCAAAGTTGTCAACATGTGGGAGGATTCCCACTGCTAGATTGATTGCAATGATGACCACAAGGGTCAACAATGCCGATACCTAGACATTCAAACAGGGAAGGGTAAGACGATAGGACCGAAcaaggttataattaaccaaacACACTATTCATACATAAGCCTATAGTTAACAGTAGACAGATAGAAACCTTATTTGCGTATATAGTCCAGTTAGTGATGAGTTCTGAAAGCATGCCTCCAAGTAATCCGAAAAGTGCACCAGAAGCACCAACAGAGATATTAGACTGGATAAAAAGAGACGACAACAAACTCCCACCGAGTCCAGAGATGAGATATAGCAATCCGATCCGCACTAAAAAAGGCCAAGAAATAATGAAGTTAAAAAGAATTATTGATGTAAAGTGCACAACTTCGATCATAGTTGGAGTTGGTGACAATATTTGAAAGAAGAACCCCGTTccactaaggttcttattttctaagtacttatttttcgctttacgagataggtcattctctcacaatacatcacctttaattcaataaataagTAGTACTCATTTCCCTTAGCGGAGGGATATTATCCTGAGCCATGATGTGAAACAGAAAGAAAATTAgaaacaacagaaagggtgaATTCTGGCTCCTATAAATGACTTTTAGACTACCCCACAAAGATTGTGAAGAGATGAATGTGCATGGAAATACTAAAAGTTACATGAAGCTGATACATTGATACATACCAAAACCAAACTCTTGCTCAAGTCGAATGCCAATAACCAAAAGACTCAACATATTGGCCAGTAGATGAAAAACACCACCATGTAGCCACATACAAGTGAAAAGGCGCCACCACTGGTGTTTGTGGACCACTTTACTCACATCTAATGCTCCCATCTTCTCTAGCCTGaagaaaaaaacattgaaaactACTCAGATATCAAAGGAATCATTCTCTTCATCTCACTTACAAGTAAGGTCACATGTAGCACCTTACTTTACTTAAATATCATGCTCTTCAGTACAACACATTATTAGTAACCTATGTAAAACAGCTCAGCCGCATCCAAACCATTTGACAAGATGGAACAAGTAACTATATCCGTACACAAAATGTAATATGAGAAAAAAACCTGTGCAACGATAACTCAAAATCACACAAAGAGTAATGTTGACTACAACACAGATTGACAACCACGGTAGAGAAGAG
Coding sequences:
- the LOC131322022 gene encoding RHOMBOID-like protein 1, which gives rise to MADPKRPSDIHIRVPSRHQTSMIHPVDVETPPPPSPAPAPPAAAATARSPSAMCSREVKHFKKWFPWLIPTFVVACVVMLIITMYVNDCPKNSVSCVAGFLGRFSFQPFKENPLLGPSSSTLEKMGALDVSKVVHKHQWWRLFTCMWLHGGVFHLLANMLSLLVIGIRLEQEFGFVRIGLLYLISGLGGSLLSSLFIQSNISVGASGALFGLLGGMLSELITNWTIYANKVSALLTLVVIIAINLAVGILPHVDNFAHIGGFLSGVLLGFVFLIRPQFGWVSQRYAPRGSPSASTSTPKFKVYQCILWVVSLILLIVGFTVGLVMLFRGVDANDHCSWCHYLSCIPTSRWSCNTQPLSCLSDQLGDQLTLTCSNNGKNSTYTLANATNSQIQGLCTQLCS